The Podospora pseudocomata strain CBS 415.72m chromosome 1 map unlocalized CBS415.72m_1, whole genome shotgun sequence genome has a segment encoding these proteins:
- the HOG1 gene encoding MAPK protein hog1 (COG:T; EggNog:ENOG503NVMG), producing the protein MAEFVRAQIFGTTFEITSRYSDLQPVGMGAFGLVCSAKDQLTSANVAIKKIMKPFSTPVLAKRTYRELKLLKHLKHENVISLSDIFISPLEDIYFVTELLGTDLHRLLTSRPLEKQFIQYFLYQIMRGLKYVHSAGVVHRDLKPSNILVNENCDLKICDFGLARIQDPQMTGYVSTRYYRAPEIMLTWQKYDVEVDIWSAGCIFAEMLEGKPLFPGKDHVNQFSIITELLGTPPDDVINTIASENTLRFVKSLPKRERQPLKNKFKNADPAAIDLLEHMLVFDPKKRITATEALSHEYLAPYHDPTDEPVAEEKFDWSFNDADLPVDTWKIMMYSEILDYHNVEAGSVSMEGQFAGQ; encoded by the exons ATGGCTGAATTCGTTCGTGCTCAGATTTTTGGGACCACCTTCGAGATTACCTCGAG GTACTCGGATCTCCAACCTGTTGGAATGGGTGCTTTTGGACTTGTTTG CTCCGCCAAAGACCAGCTCACCAGCGCCAATGTCGCCATCAAGAAAATCATGAAGCCCTTCAGCACTCCCGTACTTGCCAAGAGAACATACCGAGAGCTCAAGCTGCTGAAGCACTTGAAGCACGAAAATGTTATCTCCCTCAGTGACATCTTCATCTCTCCGCTGGAAGATAT CTACTTCGTCACCGAATTGCTCGGCACCGAtctccatcgcctcctcaCCTCTAGACCTCTTGAAAAGCAGTTCATCCAGTACTTTTTGTACCAGATCATGCGCGGACTGAAATACGTGCACTCGGCCGGCGTTGTCCATCGCGATTTGAAGCCAAGCAACATTCTGGTCAACGAAAACTGCGATTTGAAGATTTGCGACTTCGGTCTGGCTCGCATTCAAGACCCCCAGATGACGGGTTACGTTTCCACGAGATATTACCGCGCACCCGAAATTATGCTCACGTGGCAAAAGTATGATGTTGAGGTGGATATTTGGAGTGCCGGTTGCATCTTCGCTGAGATGCTTGAGGGCAAGCCCCTTTTCCCTGGAAAGGACCATGTCAACCAGTTCTCCATCATTACTGAACTCTTGGGCACGCCCCCTGATGATGTTatcaacaccatcgccagcgAGAAC ACCCTGAGATTTGTCAAGTCCCTTCCCAAGCGCGAACGACAACCGCTGAAGAACAAATTCAAGAACGCCGATCCTGCTG CCATCGATCTTTTGGAGCACATGCTCGTGTTCGATCCCAAGAAGCGGATAACGGCCACCGAGGCGTTGTCCCACGAATACCTGGCACCATATCACGATCCTACCGATGAGCCagttgccgaggagaagtTCGACTGGAGCTTCAACGACGCTGATTTGCCAGTTGACACATGGAAGATAATGAT GTACTCGGAAATTCTGGACTATCACAACGTCGAGGCCGGCAGTGTTTCCATGGAGGGTCAATTCGCGGGTCAATGA
- a CDS encoding uncharacterized protein (EggNog:ENOG503NXYQ; BUSCO:EOG09262V8E; COG:S) — MSSSVPPTPTTAASARPHFTPLVCIVDFHHARGPEVEKWFGAEPEGFDPAVEYDWGLLPFMALSDGAHALTEDFSYFTLLKPAEDGGAGTSLFGISCTRQMDASLLLNRPAEVTRSTVQKAVVVIADSPQYFGMLRERLSVVTKAWFAQREFTDVEILKRFQESLADEKERGMMNEDEDRDQYLGLSLRELVREFKWQTLVLLKCCLLQPKMLFFGTRCERLCLTQFSLVSLIPGLLRNLQDSAGPELNNYEQNLQQPTSLRTSDRNSLLAYMGLPLQIFPKGSLFGPYTPLQQLDILADFGTKSYIVGSTNSLLLQQKDRYSDILINLDEGTINITSTSLKAALQLSTPDRRWIDFITQNVNDTWDEANPGRPKTMGYVGSEEFIRVQFEEYLLSLISSVKYHNHLAKHANNPRMLLPYIEGDPSTDFGSDFVEAWSKTENYRIWNSHTDSHLFDIVEPKHPCAGGLTIEDVQRRITQQVQDMHWDEKLAQGKEALGRNLAAGKEKASNIFNKLYADMEAIREAQRKKAEEARIEQEKAASQQQAENRGGSPDSTASKTTQNSQAAAQSVGGKAGAFVNSWATWAGEKRRKAWGGGSSTPPTPTTASPPESSNGGGGGWTSGWVKNKNRQSQMSTRSATSVDGMLEKVTKTEARSPTHSRLPEEKQPLAAAGNRGSVAGSSISGESLFDSPVTTRQSRPLSQESVILEDQEPGGIDGVVSSSVSEEKKSGPMNGNGPLVVKVAKDEGSDDEGIQEAQKTPLPSRVAADEAAKAQSAWER; from the exons ATGTCGTCCTCTGTCCCTCCCACACCCACCACAGCTGCGAGCGCTAGACCGCATTTCACACCCTTAGTCTGCATAGTCGATTTCCACCATGCTCGCGGCCCCGAAGTCGAAAAATGGTTCGGCGCAGAGCCCGAAGGGTTCGACCCGGCGGTGGAATATGATTGGGGGTTGCTGCCTTTCATGGCCCTCAGCGACGGCGCGCATGCTCTGACTGAGGATTTCTCCTACTTTACGTTATTGAAGCCTGCGGAAGATGGGGGGGCGGGTACCTCGCTGTTTGGGATTTCATGCACTCGCCAGATGGACGCTTCTCTGTTGCTCAATAGACCGGCCGAGGTGACGAGATCGACGGTACAAAAAGCCGTGGTCGTGATTGCAGACAGCCCACAGTACTTTGGCATGCTTAGGGAGAGGCTGAGCGTGGTCACCAAGGCGTGGTTTGCGCAGCGGGAGTTTACAGATGTGGAGATTCTGAAAAGGTTCCAGGAGAGCTTGGCTGAtgagaaggaaagggggatgatgaacgaggatgaggacagAGACCAATATCTTGGACTGAGTCTGAGGGAGCTTGTGAGGGAGTTTAAATGGCAGACATTGGTGCTGTTGAAGTGCTGTTTGTTGCAGCCAAAG ATGCTGTTCTTTGGAACAAGATGTGAGAGGCTTTGCCTAACTCAGTTTTCACTGGTATCATTGATCCCAGGATTGCTGCGCAACCTGCAGGACTCTGCGGGACCAGAGTTGAACAACTACGAGCAGAACCTCCAGCAGCCAACAAGCCTGAGGACTAGCGACCGGAATTCCCTGCTGGCATATATGGGGTTGCCTTTGCAGATTTTCCCAAAG GGCAGCTTGTTTGGACCATACACCCCCTTGCAACAGCTCGACATTCTGGCAGACTTTGGAACGAAATCGTATATAGTGGGCAGTACGAATTCGTTACTTTTACAGCAGAAAGATCGGTATAGCGACATTCTCATTAACCTCGACGAGGGCACCATCAACATTACGTCCACTTCGTTGAAGGCGGCTCTTCAGCTCTCCACCCCAGACCGCCGCTGGATTGACTTTATAACCCAAAACGTCAATGATACCTGGGACGAGGCAAACCCCGGCCGTCCGAAAACTATGGGTTATGTTGGCAGCGAGGAATTCATCCGCGTCCAGTTCGAGGAGTACTTACTTTCTTTGATATCGTCTGTCAAGtatcacaaccacctcgcAAAGCatgccaacaacccccgGATGTTGCTCCCTTATATTGAAGGCGATCCTTCCACCGACTTCGGCTCTGATTTCGTCGAAGCGTGGTCAAAGACGGAGAACTACCGAATTTGGAATTCGCACACTGATTCACATCTGTTTGATATTGTCGAACCAAAACATCCCTGCGCTGGAGGCTTGACCATCGAGGACGTTCAGAGGAGGATAACGCAGCAGGTACAGGATATGCATTGGGATGAGAAACTCGCGCAGGGGAAGGAGGCCCTAGGACGGAACTTGGCGGCtggaaaggagaaggccagCAACATCTTTAATAAATTGTATGCGGACATGGAGGCAATCAGGGAAGCCCAGCgaaagaaggccgaggaagccaGAATTGAGCAAGAGAAGGCAGCTTCTCAGCAGCAAGCCGAAAACAGAGGGGGTTCTCCTGACTCGACAGCTTCCAAAACAACACAGAACTCACAGGCCGCTGCGCAATCAGTAGGCGGCAAAGCGGGTGCGTTTGTCAACAGCTGGGCTACTTGGGCAGGGGAGAAGAGGCGGAAGGCTTGGGGCGGCGGCAGTTCAACACCTCCTACCCCCACCACTGCCAGTCCTCCCGAGAGTAGcaacggcggcggaggcggctgGACCTCGGGCTGggtgaagaacaagaacaggCAATCACAGATGAGCACAAGGAGTGCGACCTCTGTCGACGGTATGCTTGAGAAGGTGACCAAGACTGAAGCGAGAAGCCCCACGCATAGTCGACTAccggaggagaagcagccgCTGGCTGCGGCCGGGAATAGAGGTTCGGTGGCCGGCTCGTCTATCAGCGGGGAGAGCTTGTTTGACTCACCTGTCACAACCCGACAATCCAGACCGCTATCGCAGGAGAGCGTAATTCTGGAAGATCAGGAACCAGGAGGGATCGATGGTGTTGTGTCATCGTCAGTCtctgaggagaagaagtcagGACCTATGAACGGAAATGGACCACTAGTGGTCAAGGTTGCCAAAGACGAGGgtagtgatgatgaggggatCCAGGAAGCTCAGAAAACACCGCTTCCGTcgagggtggcggcggaCGAGGCAGCCAAGGCCCAATCTGCGTGGGAAAGATGA